ctttatcTAAGAGTTCtataattttagctcttacatttaggtctataacccattttgagttaactttaGTGTATGATGTGAGTTATTATATTAATAGATGCTCCTGAGAGCTGAGTTTTTCAATgtgtaaagaaaaaacaaagttctttctttctgtgttgtgATAACTGACAGTTCTCTGTACACTCAAAGAATGCTTATTGAGCTTGAGGAAGTGAAGCCTTGGCTTAAaaatacacacattaaaaaacaacaacaaaaagataaaccgTCAAATCAGCAAATACAGGGTGAAATTCAACTTCCATATGTTGCATttccatatgtatgtattttatgtGTTTTACGTAACAGTTACTGTGTAACTTTATCAAGTTTAACTGCAAACCACAAAGCAATTTTTGTTTTGATGATACAATAACTCCATGGCCCATACCTACATATTTATATAAGTGATATATTGCTTTTCTCAGCATCTCTATcgtttggctctggggaaagaatCTGACCCACGAGACACCATTCAGTTCATTGTCCCCGCAGGGTCCTGACCAGCACAAATAAAGTTCTATTGCACAACTTGCCAGTAAAAAATGAAACTAGTCTCTCGTCACTTCAGAGTGCAGCAGTAAATTGTGGAGGGCCATCTGAGGCCCTCCATGGTCACTATCCACCAGAGGCCACTGCCCCCTGGGGCCTTTTTCAGGAGTGACCAGAGTGTGTATGTAATCCAAAGGAACTCTAGCAGTGGCCAGGTCAATGGGCTATCTGGCCAATAGGTACAGACACCAAATCTGGCAAGTCCACGTCAAAAAGAAAGGCAAGCAGAAAGTGAAGGAGTGGGGCATGGATAGGGCTTTGAGTAAAGGGGCAGGAGCTAGACAGTTGACCCCACATGCTTGGAAGGAAAGTCCTGTCTCAGCCCTCCTTCTTCTCACCAGTGTGCGCAGGCTACACTCACATTTCTCTAGCTGTTAGAACAGCTGCTCAGAGCGAACATCTTGTAGGATGGGTTCATCCACAACCCACACCCCAACACACCACTCTGAATTAATTGCCATCTTCTGCCCCTCAGTGAACCTTCGCTTAAAGCAAAAGCAGTTTGTCTTTTTCCCTACGTTTGTATGTTCTCTCACATGTTTCCTTCACTCACATAAGTCCTACCTACACTACATGAGGTCAGTTGAAGGTCTACCGCTCAATCCTGGCCATCTATCCTAATCTCGAATCCTGTAGCAGCAGAGTTGGGGTCACTAATTTAACAGTTCATGAGCCACCCTCTGGTTTACCTGTCTCTTTATATGTATTCTTAGCTCTTATGTTGTAGGGGCAAAATTTATGCCTCAACTTTCCTAATACCTGGCACCATGCCATGGCTGGCACTCAGAGTTCACAGTGTGCTAGCTATCATCAGTACGGCAGAAGtcttgccttccatgccagagacccaagttcaattcccagccaatgaacctCATGCACAGCCCCCTCCcaagacttgcatgttgctatggtgctgaacaggtttcagcagagcttccagactaagacaaagaacaaagtcctgctgatctacttcccaaaatcagccaatgaaagcctgcAACCGATCTGCAGCCAATCatgcggatggtgcaggacctggcagcattttgttccattgcgtATCGCGTCACCaagtgagtcaggggctgactggaaggcagctaacgacaacaacaacattcacgaTTAATATGTATCAGTACCTACTTTAACATAAGAATAGTAGCATTATATATCTATAAAATAATAACTATAGATCAGATACCTATTTAATTCTTAAAGCAATCCTATGACATAATGACACTATTCTAGTTTATAGATTACAAAACTAAGGCCTAGAGAAAGTAAGGAATTTGTATGAGGTCATGCAGCTAGCAAGCGGTGGAGCTGGGCTGTGCCCAAGGCTAACTCTAAAGCTTATGTTCACAATCATAACCATGCCAACCTGCCTTCTCAAAACACACACACTGTGGTTATTAAGAGGTGGAAATATGTGGCCGCCTTGCTCATACTTCCATCAGAGTGTCTGTACGTTCAGTTCTTTTAGAACTCATTGCGTGTCTGGCTTTTATGGCACACCGTGAGCTTGGTTACAGCAATCTTGTATTTTCATCATTGATACACACTCAATCACATACTCAGTAAACACACTTAGACGctgggtgatcttgggcaagttatttaacctctctgttagcttcatttcctcatctagaaaatggCATGAAAACAGTCTCCACCTCATACAGATGAGCTAGTGCCTTTTTAAAGTGCTTATTATAGTGTCTGACACATAGAAAGTGCTTAGAATCAGCTGTTATTGCTGTCATCTTCATTTTTATTACTACCTTCTTCCTATAAAACTACCAGTGGAAGTAGTCAGTcacttattttctctttctatctctctctctcacacacgcagAGTTCCTGAGTCCACAGCTGCATGGCTATGTCTGTTGTCTGGCGCATTGCTCTGTACGTGGAGGCTGAGGCCAACTGCCCTTTATTACCTCTTATGTTGTAGGGgcatgttggttagcagccgagcacattaatgcttgcaccacccaggtacttcaAACATTTGAAAAGACTAAGCCATTGCGGAGGACACCTGTAGGCACAATTTCTAGGACAGAGATTCTCAGCCATTCTCAACAGGAGAGAAACTGCATCAGAACCTCCCTGGGTCTTTTAAACACACCCTAGGTGCCTCCAACTGCATAGTCcaagtctcattaaaaaaaaaaaaaaatccactgccatcgagtcaattccaactcatagcaacctggagTTAAGAACCACTAACCACAAAGAGGGTCATCGATGATACTGTGTTACACTTGTGAACTAGAAggtggaagaggaaaaaaaataaaaataaaaaaaagagttgaaaacCACAGTTGCCTAGGGCAACAGATCACATTTCCTGGATGTGGGTTGGAGCAGCCTGCTCCTCCATTTATTTccagttctttttcagtctctttttacttttaggccaaaaataaacaaacaaaaaagccaaacccattgtcatcgagtcaattccaactcatagtgactctataggacaaaacagaactgccccatagggtttccaaggagcacctggtagatgctTTTAGGCAGAATCCATACATATCAGGAGAGAAAGGgcgaaaagagaaaaaagaaaagcaagcaatGACAATTTGAGGTTGACTGCTTTTGTTGATAGAGAGCTAATAAAATATTCTGGTACAgttaatagatttaattatgaATGAAAAGATTTAACTACAAATTCCAGAAACAGGCCTCATACTATAGAAAATGCTGTACCCTTTGTTTTTCCTTCAGCTTACTTCCGAATTCATCTGAGATCCTCCATTCGGCTGTTGACTTCCAGTCAACACATAGTATGAACGTAACCAGTTGCtacagtcagttttgactcatggccacgccacgtgcgtcagagtagaactgtgcaccacagagtttcagtggcagatttttcagcagtaggtcaccaggcctctcttctgaggcacctctgggtagacacgAACCTCTAACTTTTCGGTTACCAGCCGAGTGCACTAACTGCTTGCATCATCCAGGTACTTCACACATAGTATAAGATACAATATTTGTGTACTTATCTAGCGCTCTGCTGTCTAGCTGAATAACCACTAGACACGTGAAGCTCTTCAGCGCTTGACTTATGGCTAatctgaattgagatgtgctgtgaGTATAGTTCTGAAGACTTAgtataaaaaaggaataaaatagttCATTAGTtttaatattactttttttttaatgtaattactaTTAAGTAAACAATAATATTCTGGATCTATAATGTTACATAAAGTACATTATTAatattcatttcacttgtttctttttattgttcttaATGTGGCTTCCAGAAAATTGTAAATTACATATGTGTTTCAGATTATATTTCTATTGAACGGTACTGGTCTAGAGTGCTACAGTTCTGTTATAAAAAGTGCCTGAGCATTTGACACGAAAATAACAGGTCATCTGAATATTACTCACCAAGTATTAAATTAGAGTCACCCCACTTCCTTTTCCACTGTACTTTATGCTCCAGCACTGCCAGGCTGTTTAACACCACATCTGGTACCTGGGACGGCCTTCCTCCCCCTGGCTGGCCACCTGGAAACATCTTTATCTTTCAAAATGCCTCTTGGTCACCCCATATAATGTCTCTTCCATAACCACTCACTTCATCACATTATTGctatacttattaaaaaaaaatacttattacTGCACATTATATACTGCAATGCATTTATTCACATGCTGTCGCTTCCAAAAGACTGGAGGCTTCTTGAGGGTAGGGGCCATATCCTATTTTGTATCCCCACACAGAGCTTCATTCGACTGAAGTGCATGTTTAAGTCCTCAATTAAACCCAGCTCTGAGGGATGCTTCTCTGCTCTGACAGCATCGTGAACTACCTTGGAGTCTcggcttctttttttaatagttagTGTCATGATTCATCTTCTCACTTCATTTACCCACACTCATCACCCAAGTAACTTCATTTTTGTGTGTTGGTTTGATCTAAGGAATttttataacaggaaaaaaagttTTCCACAGAACTAGTAAACACACTAAAAAACAGCCTTGGTCTGCTAAGCCACATCATTTATGGAGTTCAATAGGAAAGAAGTCACTATcctaaaaagaaaacatactaTCTCCCAAACCTAATCAGTTCATTGCTTAACTATCAGCTGTGAATTATTTTCAGAGAAGAAAGAGCCTGTTAATACAATAAATAGCTTTTGGTAAGTTTACCTTATCAATAACTTAATTGAGATAATATACTGGACACAAAAAATATGGTGTGAAGTCACCTGAAAATAAATTTGAGGGATTGTTTTCTCCATATAActaatttgttcttttctttttgagatgCAGTCCTAACAGTGCACTTAATTAAGGACTAGACTTTTTCACTGTGAAAAACAGCCCATTCAAGGGTAACTAGAGGAGcccagtggtgcaacagttaagtgcttggctgtgatccaaaaggttgggggttcaaactcacccagcggctctgcgggagaaagacctggcggcctgctcccgtaaagattacagcctaggaaaccctatggggtagttctactctgttatatggggtcgctatgctatagggttgctgtgagtcgggatcggctcgatggtactgggtttggtttttttttttataagtcagaatcgacacgatggcacccaacaacaacaaggagcagTATTCTACTAGATACTATTTCATAATTAGACTGCCTTGGCACCTATTAATaactaaaacaaatgaaatgtcAGTTATCTCAGCCCGTCAGTAGCTACTTCCTAACCACAAtcagatttccaaatattttttaaacaatgtcATCTAAGATTTTTCAACAGTTGCTAGTGAATCTTTAGCCCTGCTCTAATACCTGAATCTGTCTGAAATCCAGGTGTGCAACAAGGAAGCTTCCTCTATTCCAAATCTGGTCTTAGATTTTGAAAGTATAGACATCTTCAACCGCTGGGCGCTCTTTTGCCCTCACTTAGAATCCATTTTCTAAACTACgcattcagattaaaaaaaaaaaaaaaaacccagtgccgtcgagtcgattccgactcatagcgaccctatagggcagggtagaactgccccacagagtttccaaggagcgcctggcagattcgaattgcccATCCTTTGCTTagcagcgtagcacttaaccactacaccaccagggtttcccttacacATTCAGAGACGCCTTCTATTGCATAATATCCAGGTCACTAGGGCTTTTTAGTAGTCGCTTCTTACTCtcccatttattaaaaaatattttctatcgtCTTAATGCCCATGGAGCTAGAATATTAGGCTTAACTGATTAGCTGGCTAAATTCTTATTGTATCTAAATAATAAAGATTACTGGTCAATCCTTTCACCAAGCTTTAAAAGAATAGTTAAAGGCATTAGGACCCCAAAGATCTGGTTTTATATCCccattctttttaataatttttttattgtgctttaaaaaaaaaaaaaaaatttttttttttttttggtgaaggtttacagagcaaattagtctctcattaaactattaatatatacattgttttgtgacattgactgcCAACCCtatgacacatcaacactctccccttcttgaccttgggttccccattaccaactttcctgtcccctcctgccttctcgtccttgtccctggattggtgtgcccacttagtctcgttttgtttcatgggcctgtctaatctttggctgaagggtgaacctcaggagagacttcagtactcagttaaaagggagtctgagccatattctcagggtttctccagtctctgtcagaccagtaagtctggtctttttttgtgagttacaattttgttctacatttttctccagctctgtccagggccctctattccCTCTTAGTGTCATTTCTCTATGCTGCCATTTCTAATCTGTAAAACGGAAATAATAACAATACGTTTTCCAGAAGTTACTAGAATGAACTTAGCCTAACATATAAAAAAGAGtcctggatggcgcaaatggttacgcatttagctactaaccaaaaggttggtggttcgaatccccaggcatctcagaagaaagccctgctgatctgcttccataaggttacagccatgaaaaccctatgaagcgtaagttggaattgactcaacagccactgaTTTTAATATATAATAAGCCCACAGTATTTATCAATTCATACTTCGTGTCTGCATCCAAAACTGAACTTCTGATCCCTTCCCCTCCAACTTCCCCCTCTCAGTTGATGGCAATTCCATTCTTCTAGTTGTTTAGGCCAAAAACTTGGGAGTCAAAGTCTTCCTCTCACACCCCACATCCACTCTCAGGAAATTCTATTGGCTCTATCTTCAAAAtacatgcagaattcaaaagcttCCTAGTGGGCTCCTTGTTTCCATCCCTGCTCCTTTCAGTTTAGTCTCAAGAGCAGTCAGAGTGAGTCACTTAAATGTAAGTCAGGGCGGGAGCAGCGGGCGCTGGGCGGGTCCGGGCCTCAGTCACTTGGCGCCTGGTCTTCTTCCCGTCGGCCGGTTGAGGAAATTTCGCTCAAGATGTCTAAGCAGCCAGCTCAGTTCATAAATCCAGAAACACCTGGCTATGTTGGATTTGCCAATCTTCCTAATCAAGTTCACCGAAAATCAGTGAAAAAAGGTTTCGAGTTCACACTGATGGTTGTTGGTGAATCTGGACTGGGAAAGTCGACACTCATAAACAGCCTGTTCCTGACCGACCTCTACCCAGAAAGAGTCATACCTGGAGCTGCAGAAAAAATTGAGAGAACTGTCCAAATCGAGGCCTCCACCGTGGAGATTGAAGAGCGAGGGGTCAAGCTGCGACTGACAGTAGTGGACACATCTGGCTACGGCGATGCCATCAACTGCCGAGACTGTTTTAAGACCATCATCTCCTACATCGACGAGCAGTTTGAACGGTACCTGCACGATGAGAGCGGCTTGAACAGACGGCATATCATCGACAACAGGGTTCACTGCTGCTTCTACTTCATCTCCCCTTTCGGACACGGACTGAAGCCCTTGGATGTTGCATTCATGAAGGCGATTCACAATAAGGTGAACATCGTGCCTGTCATCGCCAAGGCTGACACCCTCACACTGAAGGAACGGGAGCGCTTAAAGAAAAGGATTCTGGATGAAATTGAAGAACATAGCATCAAAATCTATCACTTACCTGACGCAGAGTCAGATGAAGATGAAGATTTTAAAGAGCAGACCAGGCTTCTCAAGGCCAGCATCCCATTTTCGGTGGTCGGATCCAACCAGTTGACTGAAGCCAAAGGCAAGAAGGTCCGAGGCCGCCTCTACCCGTGgggggtggtggaggtggagaacCCAGAGCACAACGACTTCCTGAAGCTGAGGACCATGCTCATAACTCATATGCAGGACCTCCAGGAGGTGACCCAGGACCTCCACTACGAGAACTTCCGCTCTGAGAGGCTCAAGAGAGGCGGCAGAAAAGTAGAGAATGAGGacatgaacaaagaccagatCTTGCTGGAAAAGGAAGCTGAACTTCGCCACATGCAGGAGATGATCGCAAGGATGCAAGCTCAGATGCAAATGCAGACGCAGGCGGGGACGGCGACGGCGGTGTGCACGGGCAGCACGTGTGAGAAAACGGTCtccaagataaaaaagaaaacgtTCCAGACGAGTCGCATAGTGGTGTCTTCCACGCGATCGACGGCGGAGTCTGTCAGTGTGTTACGGCATCTGTGCCTGAGAATTCAGcttctttttaaacttttgatgtttttttttccctttggtatGAAGTACTTTTAACATTGTATTTCATTGCTACGTTATGCTTTCTATTTTGTATttcgttttcattttttttccctccttaacTAACCACTAAGTTAGAATCGGTTTCCCAGATGGTCCTGGGTGGTAGAGACACCTGCCTGGTGCCAGGCCCTTTACGACGAAGGGTGCTGTGTGGAGCCTCCAGCCTGCCTTTCTTCCGTGTTTGTGCACATCACCTGAAACCAGTTTTGCTGCTATAGTTCAATACTTTTAATCCATCTGCCCACGTACGTGTTTACCAAATAACACGATTAGAACTGTCTGATGAGGTACCCGTTTATACTTACGTAGCTGTTTTCAAAGCAGACTTTTAGAGGTGAATTTACAAAGCCTCTGGATCCCGGCACTAGATAACTTTTAAAGCCACTATGGCAGTTTTATGGCAGAGAGCTTGTCACCAGTCTTTCTGCAGTGTTCTCCACCAGGGCTGGTTATACCACGCTGCAGAGAAAATCATGAGCCACGAGCCCCACTTTTCTTTTGCAGCTAAGACTCATACACACAGTGAGAATCACTGAAACTGTTTTTACTcaactaattttaaaaataactttttaagaaaaattaacaTTTGACCTGTTGAAAACAACCTTTTGTACTTTTATACTGCActttactatatttttctgtaatgcGTGTAAGAAGGTCCTCTTCAGCAGTGGAAATTGGGGTCCTATTTTTTTATGGTAGGTGCGCCTCTGGACCCAGACCTGTCCCCCGGCACCGTCCTGCCCCAAGGCCATGGCCCTGGAGGCCTCTCTGAACCCAGACCTGGCCACAGACATAGTCCTGCCCCAAGGCCATGGCTCTGGAGGCGTTTCTGAGCCCAGACCTGTCACCAGCCCTCTGCTAGGCTTTGGAGATCCAAACCCCCTTCCACTGCTTTCTTTTTAATGGTTTTACAGTGGGAGGCAAAGAGCAGTGATCATTTTGTTACGGGCAGACCGTCTCATCAATTTTTgctcattattttcttcattctgtgAAATACCCATTTCTGTGTCTTAGGAGAATGAGACATTTCACATCTGTGCTGACAGGCTGGAGCAGGCGCCAGCCACCGAAGCTGCGCAGGCTCTGTCCTCTGTGCCGAGGTCTTGGCCGTCTCCTGTCCTAATGTGCCTCCTGTGGGGCATGCCCAGGGATGCCAACGCTCCGAGGCTGGCTTCTTCAACACATCTGCTGATGCAGGCAAATGTGTTCCTAGAAAGTGGTCCTTTAAAGCAGGCAGACCTGAGTGGAAGGAGCAGAGGTGCTGGTTCAGGGTTTTCATCTTCTGTTTAGTGGGAGGAGTTAAGAAAATGATTAACCTGAGGGAGTGAGGAGGGtggttttgtttctgtcttttgttttggccagacaagaaatgagatggtcaaAATACATTAGCTATGAAGCTGTACTACCACAAAAACTCACGTGCCCCACTAACTTTGCCCCTGTACTGTCCAGCCGTTGTGAGTGGTGGGAGCTGTGCAGCACGTTGTGCAGTTTTACCAAGAAA
The DNA window shown above is from Elephas maximus indicus isolate mEleMax1 chromosome 4, mEleMax1 primary haplotype, whole genome shotgun sequence and carries:
- the LOC126074911 gene encoding LOW QUALITY PROTEIN: septin-2-like (The sequence of the model RefSeq protein was modified relative to this genomic sequence to represent the inferred CDS: inserted 1 base in 1 codon) produces the protein MSKQPAQFINPETPGYVGFANLPNQVHRKSVKKGFEFTLMVVGESGLGKSTLINSLFLTDLYPERVIPGAAEKIERTVQIEASTVEIEERGVKLRLTVVDTSGYGDAINCRDCFKTIISYIDEQFERYLHDESGLNRRHIIDNRVHCCFYFISPFGHGLKPLDVAFMKAIHNKVNIVPVIAKADTLTLKERERLKKRILDEIEEHSIKIYHLPDAESDEDEDFKEQTRLLKASIPFSVVGSNQLTEAKGKKVRGRLYPWGVVEVENPEHNDFLKLRTMLITHMQDLQEVTQDLHYENFRSERLKRGGRKVENEDMNKDQILLEKEAELRHMQEMIARMQAQMQMQXAGGDGDGGVHGQHV